From the Sporocytophaga myxococcoides DSM 11118 genome, one window contains:
- a CDS encoding patatin-like phospholipase family protein produces MRVVLFLILLITISQYSTGQTQIENLVFEGAGIRGIAYSGAIYELEKAGITSNIKKVGGTSAGAITALMLSLGYTSSEIYEIISSTKFQSFNDGKFIFIGGIYRMNNSFGWYQSDTFNKWLEKIISKKTGNADITFSDLKKNGFKDLYVTGTCLNKQQLLVFSVETYPSMKIKDAVRASMSIPLYFEAVFIDNIGNSYKNKKSGKNLDIVVDGGITGNFPIFLFDTYANDSLQGKIRIPNNKTLGFRIDSDAQIISDSINHNLATLEINNTIDYLSAFYIYSIESLNRIPLIPQDWERTVSVSSAGINPRVRKLSEKELKTLIKSGENATAKFLSGKNK; encoded by the coding sequence ATGAGAGTAGTTTTATTTTTAATATTATTGATAACTATTAGTCAATATTCAACAGGACAGACTCAAATTGAAAACCTTGTATTTGAAGGGGCCGGTATTAGGGGTATAGCTTATAGCGGCGCAATATATGAACTCGAAAAAGCTGGAATTACAAGTAATATTAAAAAAGTAGGTGGCACGTCTGCAGGGGCAATAACAGCCTTAATGCTTTCTTTAGGATACACATCTTCTGAGATATATGAAATTATATCATCAACAAAATTTCAAAGTTTTAATGATGGTAAATTCATTTTTATAGGAGGAATCTACAGGATGAATAACAGCTTTGGCTGGTATCAAAGCGATACTTTTAACAAATGGCTTGAAAAAATTATAAGCAAAAAAACAGGCAATGCTGATATTACTTTTTCAGATCTGAAAAAAAATGGATTTAAGGATCTATACGTTACAGGCACCTGTCTGAACAAACAGCAACTGCTTGTATTCTCTGTGGAAACGTATCCATCCATGAAAATTAAAGATGCAGTAAGAGCATCCATGTCTATCCCTTTGTACTTTGAAGCAGTATTTATTGATAATATAGGCAACAGCTATAAAAATAAAAAATCCGGAAAAAATTTAGATATTGTCGTAGATGGAGGTATTACCGGCAACTTTCCTATATTCCTTTTTGATACTTATGCTAATGATTCTTTACAAGGAAAAATAAGAATACCAAATAATAAAACTTTGGGATTCAGAATTGACTCAGATGCTCAAATAATAAGTGACTCAATAAATCACAACCTTGCAACGCTTGAAATCAACAATACTATTGATTATCTGAGTGCATTTTACATCTATTCCATTGAGAGTCTTAACAGAATACCATTAATTCCTCAGGATTGGGAGCGGACAGTTTCAGTTTCTTCAGCAGGAATCAATCCCAGAGTGAGAAAATTATCTGAAAAAGAACTTAAAACACTCATTAAAAGCGGCGAAAACGCGACAGCAAAATTCTTGTCCGGAAAAAATAAATAA
- a CDS encoding amino acid permease codes for MKSNNSLFRTKPLEEVLKDTTEGPQLKKTLGAFNLVTLGIGVIIGAGIFSLTGIAAANNAGPAVTISFMIAALGCAFAGLCYAEFASMLPIAGSAYTYSYVTMGEFIAWIIGWDLVLEYAVGAATVAISWSRYLSKLFHLYNVDLPAQLMMSPFDSTIVNGQTVNGIINLPAVFITVLMSLILIRGTKESARLNNFVVVLKVSVVLAFIFLGWGYINKENYIPYIPENTGAFEHFGWTGVVTGAAVVFFAFIGFDAVSTAAQEAKNPKRDMPIGILGSLVICTILYVLFAHVMTGLENYKNFVGEAAPVAKAIENTPYKFFQEMIIIAILGGYSSVVMVLLMGQSRVFYTMSKDGLLPSVFSDLHPKFKTPYKSNILFAVFVGLFAAFVPVTVVGEMSSIGTLFAFVLVCIGVLVMRKTNPNAPRAFRTPWVPFVPVMGVVVCFYMMYALPIDTWIRLFVWMGIGMLVYFAYGKKNSKFAK; via the coding sequence ATGAAATCGAATAACAGTTTGTTCAGGACAAAGCCACTGGAAGAGGTGTTAAAGGACACGACAGAAGGTCCGCAGCTCAAAAAGACTCTGGGGGCATTTAACCTGGTAACATTAGGAATAGGTGTAATTATCGGAGCAGGTATATTCTCTCTTACCGGTATTGCAGCGGCTAATAATGCCGGTCCTGCTGTTACAATATCTTTTATGATTGCCGCTTTGGGCTGTGCATTTGCAGGACTTTGTTATGCAGAATTCGCTTCTATGCTACCGATTGCAGGTAGTGCCTATACCTATTCTTATGTTACTATGGGCGAATTTATAGCCTGGATTATCGGTTGGGATCTGGTCCTTGAATATGCTGTTGGAGCTGCTACCGTGGCAATTAGCTGGTCAAGATATTTAAGCAAATTGTTCCATTTATACAATGTAGATCTGCCAGCTCAATTAATGATGTCTCCATTCGATTCTACGATAGTTAATGGCCAGACAGTGAATGGAATCATAAACCTTCCTGCTGTTTTTATTACAGTTCTAATGTCTTTAATTTTGATCAGAGGTACCAAGGAGTCTGCAAGACTGAATAATTTTGTAGTTGTTCTTAAAGTATCCGTAGTTTTGGCTTTTATCTTCCTTGGTTGGGGATATATCAATAAGGAAAATTATATTCCTTATATTCCGGAAAACACAGGAGCATTTGAGCATTTCGGTTGGACAGGAGTGGTCACGGGAGCTGCTGTTGTATTCTTCGCCTTCATTGGGTTCGATGCTGTGTCCACTGCAGCGCAGGAAGCTAAAAATCCTAAAAGGGATATGCCTATTGGAATTTTAGGATCACTTGTTATTTGTACGATCCTTTATGTTCTATTTGCCCATGTGATGACAGGTTTGGAAAACTACAAGAACTTTGTGGGAGAAGCTGCGCCAGTGGCAAAAGCTATTGAAAATACTCCTTATAAATTTTTTCAGGAAATGATCATTATAGCTATTCTGGGAGGATATTCCTCTGTGGTTATGGTTTTATTGATGGGGCAGTCCAGAGTGTTTTATACCATGTCTAAAGACGGATTATTGCCATCTGTATTCTCTGATTTACATCCTAAATTCAAAACTCCGTATAAATCCAATATTCTTTTTGCTGTATTTGTTGGTTTATTCGCAGCATTTGTGCCTGTTACTGTCGTGGGAGAGATGAGTAGCATTGGGACATTGTTTGCATTTGTACTTGTTTGTATCGGAGTATTAGTGATGCGTAAAACAAATCCGAATGCTCCCCGAGCTTTCAGAACACCATGGGTACCATTTGTGCCAGTAATGGGAGTTGTTGTTTGTTTTTATATGATGTATGCTCTTCCTATAGATACATGGATCAGATTATTTGTTTGGATGGGAATAGGGATGCTGGTTTATTTTGCCTACGGGAAAAAGAATAGCAAATTTGCTAAGTAA